Part of the Oncorhynchus mykiss isolate Arlee chromosome 12, USDA_OmykA_1.1, whole genome shotgun sequence genome, TTTGTTGGGAATTTTGTTGAGGTGCGTGTTCTGGCATTGCATCCCCTTCTGATGGTGGTCTCAGTCTGTAGACTCTGAATATGTGGACGCTTTACGTTGTTTCGTCGccccattcattttcaatggagCGAAGTGAAGCGGGGGGAGGACCTTTGGGCGACGTGAACAGGGTGGGACCAAAGTTGGGGAAAGCTGAACTCTATGCAAATACTTTGCGATATCGCGGCGCTATTGACCAATTGAAGCTCACTTTAGCATCCAGCAGCTACTGGATTGGCTATTGATAACTAGCAATACCTAGCATGCTTGCTAGCATCCACATTAGGGCGAGGCTGGCAAGGCAAAATACAAGTGCTAGTTAATCAAGACAGTTATGCATACATCTCACGTCAGTGTTACGACCTTACATTTTTCAGTTAAAATGACATCAGAACAAATAATGCTTTGATctggcaaaaaaaacaaaaatgtggaCATCAGTCTGTGTTATGATCACCGACCCAACTAATACCGTCATCACCGACCCAACTAATACCGTCATCACCGACCCAACTAATACCGTCATCACCGACCCAACTAATACCGTCATCACCGACCCAACTAATACCGTCATCACCGACCCAACTAATACTCTCATTGTGGAGGAGTGCTTTAATAGTTGTCAGGctttactgtagtctaccacTGACAGTAATATGTTTACGTTCATGGGGGATTGAAAGGTCCTGTGAACCAGACTGTGCATGCACTCTAAATGATTTGTATTTATTGTGTTTGTCTTCAGATGTCAGCAGGAAAGGATATTTGCAAACGGGTCAAAGCAGAGGTCCGGGCCAAACtgaaaatgttgaagttgaagaAGTTCAGACGATTTCGACACCATCTGTGTAGGAAGATGGATGATAAGAGTGTTGAGATGATGGGAGTGAAAGACATTGTGTCAGTACTGATGAAGAAATATGGAAAAAAGGCCCGTCGCATTGTGTCCTCACTTCTAAAAGACAGTAAATATCGGAGTAAACGGAGACGAAGTCAACAAGGTGAGTTTCGGCATTAATACTCAATAACTGAAATGTATGAGTTCACACAGGAGTGAAGGAGGGATGTTGGGCTTAGTCCTGATTATAGTATTTACTCAGTAGcatttattttcttctaaagatgtgAGCATAGTTGTTTATGGAATGACATACCCGGTAAACTCCCCTCACAATAAAATATCTGGGTGTGCATTGTATTACAACAGTGAATTTGATGACCGATATACAGTGTTTTCTGTATTTTATGGACTTAATCTTGATTCAAAAAAGGCCCCTAATCTCTCTCTAGTCAATGTTAAATGATTCACCAAAGATGTACGCCTTTCTTCCATAGGCATTGAGAGCGAGGAGATTCCGACAATAACTCCCATCAAGGTGGAGATGGATGACCAACAGGTAATGGAGCTTTTTTAGATGTGTTCTTTCCAGCTACAGGGATTCTGAACGTTCCTATAAATGTGTATGGgacattgttttttttcttttcattGGCAGTGCCATTGATGCTTTCACTATTTTGAGCAGTCAACTGGGTGGGGCTTGGTATGGGTTAGGAGGGATCACAGAATTCCATTCAGGTCAGCAGGAGGGGTCACATAATTCTATTCAGGTCAGCAGGAGGGATCACAGAATTCCATTCAGGTCAGCAGGAGGGGTCACAGAATTCCATTCAGGTCAGCAGGAGGGATCACAGAATTCCATTTAGGTCAGCAGGAGGGATCACAGAATTCCATTCAGGTCAGCAGAAGGGGTCACAGAATTCCATTCAGGTCAGCAGGAGGGATCACAGAATTTAATTCGGGTCAGCAGGAGGGATCACAGAATTTCATTCGGGTCAGCAGGAGGGATCACAGAATTCCATTCAGGTCAGCAGGAGGGATCACAGAATTTAATTCGGGTCAGCAGGAGGGATCACAGAATTCCATTCGGGTCAGCAGAAGGGGTCACAGAATTCCATTCAGGTCagcaggagggatcagccaattaatTATACTGCTGCGTGAACATTCTGTAACTGTAgatggcagtaaatcaccaaccttgtctctgtacctgtttagactAAACACACTGCAGCACAGTATGCAGCTACACTCTAGCACAGTAGGTGGTGGTATGATCCTATTCAGTTTATTTATGAAGTGTCACTACACTCATAGAAGTAAAGAAAACCCACAATGGCTCTGGCCTTGTTGTCACAGAAGTGGCCATTGCTGAAGATAGAAGATGAGCTGTCTAGTACATCTCTATGGTATGGGGTGACGAGGCTAATATGTTATTGTTTCTTTCCCTGTGATGGATGTGACATCTCTGTCTAAGGCCAACCACGCTGGAGGACCACTCGACGCAATGCCAAGTGGCGCTCGGTGTTCAAACACCGCAACTAATGGAAGCAACGTTAATGCACCAATGCTAACAAGCTGTTCAGTTGGAAAGGACTTTTATTTAAGTTGTACCACAAATATTTATGGTGAGAGAAGGTGTCAGGACTTTTGGGGCAAAACATGGGTGGATCACTGTTTTATAAATACATCTTTGTAAGTTGCTCTTCTATCCTAGTTTATAAGTTGTATACATCTTTGTAAGTTGCTCTTCTATCCTAGTTTATAAATTGTATACATCTTTGTAAGTTGCTCTTCTATCCTAGTTTATAAGTTGTATACATCTTTGTAAGTTGCTCTTCTATCCTAGTTTATAAATTGTATACATCTTTGTAAGTTGCTCTTCTATCCTAGTTTATTGCGATGTTTATGACATGTATTTTATCTCTAGGCCATGTGCCTGGAGGGGAGATGATTGACCAGCAGGTAATGAAAGGGATTTCTTATAGACAATCTTTAGAAGATTATGGACTGTAGCCAGCATTAACTCTATGTTATTGAAACACTGTATTTGAAATCTAAATGACTGTTTTGCTAATTCCTGTAGGTGCCAGTGTATGACCAGAGCAAGGAGAAACAGAGTAAGTCAAAATCAGTTGTTATCCCAGAGCAGAAAAACAGACTAATTTCacccaaaataacactttcatatttatttattttgctcttttTGAAGACATCCTTCACATCAGAGACGAGATCAAAAAACGCCAGAAGATTAAGTCTGAAACCATACTAGAGGGTATTGAAACCCAAAGCACATCAGTCCTTAACAAGGTCTACACAGAGTTGTACATGGTCACCTGTGATTCTACCAGCATCAATAAGGAACACGAGGTGTGGCAGGCCGAGACAGCACACCTCAAAGACTACTCTGAGGCGTCTGTCATAAAATGCCAAGATCTCTTCAAGCCTGCCGAAGACGAAACTATCAGATGTGTGATGACAAAGGGAATCGCTGGCATTGGGAAAACTGTGGCAGCTCAGAAGCTCAACTTGGACTGGGCAAATGGAAAAGAAAATCAAGATCTAGATTTTCTATTCCTCCTATCTTTCCGGAAGCTGAATTTGAGAAAAGGCCCGTACAGTCTGCATGAACTTCTTCAGCTCTTCTACCCTGAACTTAAAGACATAAACGTTAGGAAGATGTATGATGAACATAAGGTTTTGTTCATCCTTGACGGCCTGGATGAGAGCCAACTGCCACTAGAgtttgatgaaattgaaaacagGCTGATATCTGATGTGTCTGAGTCTGCTTCACTGGACGTTTTGCTTACAAACCTCATCACTGGCCGTCTTCTCCCTGGGGCTCTCCTCTGGATAACCTCCCGTCCAGTAGCGGCCAATCAGATCCCCAGAGAGTATTGTCATCGAGTTACAGAGATCAGAGGGTTCAATGATGCTCAAAAGGACGAGTACTTCAGGAAACACATCAGAGATCCAGAGATGGCCAGCCGCATCATCTCAGACATAAAAGCAACCCGGAGCCTCTACATCATGTGCCATGTACCGGTGTTCTGCTGGATGGCAGTAACTGTGCTTCAGGATATACTGAGTAAAGACAGCAAGAGTGGGCCAAAGCCTCGATCTTTACCCACAACCCTCTCTGAAATGTACATGCATTACATTAAGATCCAAACAAGTATCAGTTTCGAGAAGCATGGACCAACACAGGGGAAACAACTTTCTTTGATGTCAAACAAAGACATCATTTTGAAATTGGGAAAGCTAGCGTATCAGAACCTGGACAGTCAAAACGTGCTCTTTACAGAACAGGACTTGAAAAACTGTGGCATTAGTGTCATGGAAGCTGCTACATGCCCTGGCCTGTGTACAGAACTTGTTGAATTAGAGCATGGACTGTATCCAAAGAAAgtgtattgttttgtacacttaaGTGTTCAGGAGTTCTTTGCTGCGCTGTACGCATTTCATGAATTTGAAAATGGTAGGATTGACTCAGTGAAAGCCTTAATCAAAAAGAGGAAAGGGGCCACTTTGTTAGGTTTTCTCAAAGGTGCTCTGGACAGGGCATTAGATAGTAAAACTGGACACCTGGACCTTTTCGCGCGCTTCCTTTTCGGGATCTCTCACGACTCCAGCCGGGCAATCCTTCAAGACATTCTGGGAAAAACAACCAGTGGTTCAGAATGCAACAAAAAGTTAATCGGATATATCAAGATGTTGAAAAGGAAGGACCTCTCTCCAGAGAGATGCATCAACTTGATCCACTGTCTGCTTCAGCTGAAGGACAGCACCATTCTACAGAATGACAACAACAACCAAGTCTCGCCTTCCGACACACAGCCAACTCCATTTCAGTGTTCTCTCCTGGCGTATATGTTCATTATGTCAGAAAAGCCTGAAGAGTTTGACTTCAGGAATAACAAAACTTCTGAGGAAGCTTTTCGCAGACTGACTCCTGCTTTGCTGTCTTGCACTAGAGCGTTGTAAGTATCACTCACTATTTGTGTAGCATGTTTACATCGCAcaagtaaaaatatttttttttacgtaCAGTATAAGTTGAATGGCAATTAAGAACTCAATTTTTTTCACAGACTCAACTTTTGTGACATCACAGCACTGGAGTGTAACACTGTAGCCTCCGTTCTTCAGTCTGAGAATTCCCACCTGACAGTCTTGGACCTGGGACACAACAACCTGGGAGATGAAGGGGTGATCCGACTCTGCTGTGGGCTGCGTAACCCCAACTGCAAGGTGGAAACCCTGAATCTACGCCACAATCATGTGGGAGTTCGCGGTGTCATTGCAATCTGCGAAGTGCTGACTTGTCCCACCTCAAAACTCCTGAACTTGGACCTCAGCTGCAATGACCTTGGGGACCCGGGGGCAAAGTTGCTTGCTTTTGCCCTCCACAAGTGTTGCAAGCTGCAAGCACTGAGGTATGTACATCAGTACCAAATAAGATAATGACATATTTTGAAGGGGTTCATCACTGTGCTGATCACTGTGCTGATCACTGTGCTGATCACTGTGCTGACCACTGTGCTGACCACTGTGCTGACATATGGATATAGATGGTTCTTCAATGTTTTAATGGTGAAAACAAATTTGTATGCTTTCCATAATTATTTTTCCTATTCTCATTTATAGGCTATCTGGCTGTTTGATCACATTACCTGAGGATGTGTCCTCTGTCCTGGCCATAGCTTTGAGGTCAGCATGCTTCCAGATGAAAGAGCTGGATCTGAGCTACAATCCCCTCGGAACCGTTGAATTGGATTTCCCTCTTCAGCTGAAGTGAGTTTGAGTAAAAATACAAACGTGACTCTGAATAAAATATTAATGAGTAGAGCAGTAGAATTAATATTATATTAATGAGTAGAGCAGTAGAATTAATATTCATATTATATTAATGAGTAGAGCAGTAgaattaatattaatattatattaatGAGTAGAGCAGTAgatgtaatattaatattatattaatGAGTAGAGCAGTATAATTAATATTCATATTATATTAATGAGTAGAGCAGTAgaattaatattaatattatattaatGAGTAGAGCAGTAGAATTAATATTATATTAATGAGTAGAGCTAAACATTGAGAGATTAGAACTTTAACAATTAAACTATTTAATTAAACTAATTCAACCTTGTAGATATGATCCTTGTTACATCCTAGTGTTATTATACTGCATCCCCTGAGTGGTATGAGCATTTCCAGGCTTTCATTAATACATCtttttattttgtgtgttttcCAGCATGGACCACGGAGGAGAGAGCAGGAATAAACCGGGTCTGCAGAAATGTGAGTAAATGTCCATTTATCATTCTCACCTTCATGAACACAGTGATTCACATTGATCTCTGTAGAATATTTGGCATATAGGAGGACTATGTACCAATTTATAATAGTGTCAAGTGTGACAGCAAAGCTTGTGTAGCAGGTAACTGAAACTTCTAATCTACAAATTTCAGATGCCAGTGAGCTCACACTAGACCTCAACACAGTAAACGATTTCCTGTCCCTGTCTAAGGGAAACAGGAAGGTGACGCgccagaggaagaagaagaagaaggactCTCCCTTCACCGAAGAGAGGTTTGATAACTGCAACCAGGTGCTGTGCGAGGAGGGCCTCTGCGGGCGTCATTACCTGGAGGTTGAGTGTCTACACGACGTACATATAGGCATGGCCTACAAGAGATTAGAGAGGAAAGGAGCCGGGGAGAATGTAACGCTGGGACAGAATGCTGTTTCTTGGGCTTTGTACGCCTCAAAGGATAAGTTCCATGCCCAGCATAAAAAAATGATTCACAATTTACGGCTacctgaaatcaaatcaaatgagtCCTATAGAATAGGGGTGTTTCTGGACTGGCCGGCCGGCATCCTGTCCTTCTACAACATCTCCTCGGAGTCTGACAAACTGACCCACCTGTACGCATTCCACAccacattcactgagcccctTTATCTTGGGCTTAGACTTCAATCCCCAACATCAACCATTTCTCTCATAGTCAAGTAGCCTACAATACATCTAAGCATTGTCTTTCAGAAAGTATATGTGCCactgggtggggagggagaggcgTTATAGAAAAGTTTGTGGTCATACTTAGGTGCTAAGCTAATGTAGTATACTTGAGAACAGAATGGCTCATGGGTTTGCAATACTGTTATGTTGTATCTCCACTTTATTCCTCTTGTTATATTTTGTGAACAAAGAATGTAAAATAatgtcctatatactgtatagccACTTCATTTTAAAAGAATGTCAAAGCTGGCTAATTATTTAACAATGGAACAAAACTTTgtctgtgccttcagaaagtgttcacaccccttgactttttccacattttgttgtgttaaaaagTAGGATTAAActggatttaattgtaatttttggtCAATGATAATAAAATAAAACTAATACCAAGGTGGTAGAAATTCAGACCATTTATtacaaatgaaaaataaaacacaaatatatcttgactatataagtattcacacccctgagtcaatacatgttagaaacgcctttggcagcgattacagctgtgagtctttctgggttagtCGAAGAGATTTACACAgctgaattgtacaatatttgcccatttaaattcttcaagctctgtcaagttggatgttgatcatttctagaccgccattttcaagtcttgccttatatctttaaaaatgatttaagtcaaaactgttactagtacactcaggaacatttaatgttttagattattgtcctgctgaaaggtgaattcgtctcccagtgtctgtttggaaagcagactgaaccaggtttttctctaagaatttgcctgtgtttagctgtATTGCATTGGTTTTCATCCTAATAAaaaatccctagtccttgccgatgacaagcataccaatatgatgcagccaccaccatgcttgacaatatggagagtggtactcggtgatgtgcggtgttggattttccccaaacatggtgctttgtattcaggacaagcAGTTCAGTTCTTTGCCACATCTTTTTCAGTATTAcgtaagtgccttgttgcaaacaggatgcatgttttggactattttatttctgtacaggcttcctttccactctgtcatttaggttagtgttgtggagtaactacaatgttgttgatccatcctcagttctctcataTCAAACCATTTAAActcttaactgttttaaaatTTCCAtaggcctcattgtgaaatccctgagcagtttccttcctctccggcaactgagtttggAAAGAcaactgtatatttgtagtgactaggtgtatttaTAAAACATCCAAAgcctaataacttcaccatgcccaAATGGATATTCAGCttctgctttaaaaaaaacaaacattttacacATCGACCAATctgtgcccttctttgtgaggcattgaaacatctccctggtttttgtggttgaatctgtgctcgattgagggaccttacaggtgACAAGCTTACCAATATGCTGTGGGATACCGAGATGggatagtcattcaaaaatcatgttaaccactattattgaacacagaatgagtccatgcaacttatgtgatttgttaagtacatttttactcctgaactaatttaggcttgccataacaaaggggttgaacactTTTTGACTTGACATTTCAGCGTTTCATATTTTATTAATTtggcaaaatgtctaaaaacgaaattccactttgacactatggggtattgtgtgtaggtcagtaacacacaatctcaatttaatcaggCTGTATTTAATtcaggctgggggggggggtaatgtaagttgtccggtggcgattttatgaattgttcagcagtcttatggcttgggggtagaagtatCTACAGTAGTAgtttctacagttgaagtcggatgtttacatacacgtaggttggagtcattaaaacttgtttttcaaccactccacacatttcttgaggAGAGGGAAACGAGTGGGAACATGGATGAAAATGCACTTGCTGAAATGAGACTCCTTCTCCACATGGATGTAATAAATAGCTGCATTCCgcaggctacaatcaacagcctgatcaactctacgcAAAGGAGATGTGTTACGCTGcaggaggcaaatggtggtcacaacagatactgactgattttctgatccactccctgACCTTTTCTTTAagctatctgtgaccaacagacacATATCGGTCTTCCCAGTCATGTAAAGTCCATTGATTAGAgactaatgaattcatttcaattctctgatttccttatatgaactgtaactcagtcaaatcttttaaattgttgcattttgcatTTAGATTTTAGTTCAGTGTATTAAGAGTCTCATTTCATTAAGAGTCTCAATTCAGCAAGTGCATTTTCGTCCATGTTCCCACTCGTTGCCGCCtcccctcttcaatggctgtgcgaaattgctggatattggcaggaactggaacacgctgtcatacttGTCGATCCagggcatcccaaacatgctcaatgggtgacatttcTGGTGAGTATGTAAGCCATGGAAAaactaggacattttcagcttccaggaattgtgtacagttagatccttgcgacatggggccatacattatcatgctgacacatgaggtgatggcggcggatgaatggcatgacaatgggcctcaggatctcatcacggtatctctgtgcattgacattgccatagataaaatgcaattgtgttcattgtccatagtttatgcctgcccataccataaccccaccgccaccatggggcactctgttcacaacattgacataagCAGCCTGCTCGCCCCAAACGACACCATACACACtgtgccatctgcccagtacagttgaaaacgggattcatccatgaagagcacacttctccagcacaCCAGTTgcaatcgaaggtgagcatttgcccactgaagtcggtcacGACGTCAAACTAGTCAGGTCATGACCCTGGTGAGGAagacaagcacgcagatgagcttccctgagacggtttctgacagtttgtgcaaaaattcttcagttgtgcaaacccagtttcattagctgtccgggtggctggtctcagatgattcctcaggtgaagaagccggatgtggtgtTCCTTGTCTGGCGTGGTTAgaagtggtctgcggttgtgaggccggttggacagactgccaaattctctaaatcgACATTGgaagcagcttatggtagagaaattaacatattCTCTGGTggacagctctggtggacattcctacagtcagcatgtcaattgcacactccctcaaaacttaagctgtggcattgtgttgtgacaaaactgcacattttagtggccttttagtgtccccagcacaaggtgcacctgtgtaatgacaatgcagtttaatcagcttcttgatatgccacacctgtcaggtggatggattatcgtggcaaaggagacatgctcactaacagggatgtaaacaaatgtgtgcataaCATTGGaatgaaataagctttttgtgcatatggaaaatgtctattatttcagctcatgacacATGGGACCAGgactttgtttttatttttgttcagtgtagtctCCTCAAATAATGACCTAAATACGGGAAACACCATCTCTGTGTTTACAACAAAACATCTgcaaaaaaattaacaaaaatatGTGGAGACTTTTGTTGTTTATTAATTCTGGCATGCACTGCTGTCAATTACAAAGGAATGGGAGTTACATTTCAAGTTGCTTCCATGTCTTATCTTGTGCCAACACTAGATGGTGTAGAGATCTTTGATTGGAACAGTATTCAAAACAAAACCTCAAAATTCATGACAAAATAAGACAGTACAATTCATGAAAATAAAACCAATATTTAAAAATGCTAAATTAATTAAtctataaacaaaacaaaaaacattaaATTGTCTGTCAATTCCAATGACGATATCATATTCTAGTAATACACACATCAACAAAAATGATGCATGTAACAGTGCAGGGACTGGTTCAACTGGCTTCCGCCAAAGAATCGACCGGCATGAGGAATATGTTGGAAATTCCAACCAGCCATGCTTGCACCAAACCAATGCTTTAACATGCATGAGAgggagtgaacaagtgcacacctCCGGGAACCAAAACACCGCCTTAAGCTCTCATAGAGGGGACATTGTGACTTTGTGGGGGGGGTTATAACTCCCCCTTTTCATCTTTGCCATTCTTATCCCCCTTCACCTGGGCATTCAGGGCCCGTTTAACCCCCAGGTTTGGGCTTGGTTTTGTGCCATCCtccttggtgacctctgacccgCGACAGGGCTGCATGGACTCAACGATGTGTTGTAGTGTCCAGTGTTCCTCCTGCAGCGTGTGGTCGTCAAGGGTAAACTGACCCTGTTTGGTCCGGATCAGCTTCCTCACGTGGGCACACGACGAGAGCGCTTTTCCCAGGTCGTCCACCAAGCTTCTGATATAAAATCCACCACCGCATTCAACATCAAGAGTGAAGAGGGGGGGGGTGAAGTCCTGCAGCGACAGGTTATACACTGTGACCGGCCGTGCAGGTTTGGCTTCCACCTCGTGGCCTTGCTTCAGCAGGACAGAAAGACGCTTGCCATCCTTCTTCAGTGCAGAGTACAGTGGAGGAACCTGCATGATGTCCCCAGTGAACTGCTTCAACTTCTCCTCAAAGGCTTCCCTGGTAATGTGATCATAGAGCTTCTCATGAACCACCTTGCCTGTGGCGTCAAGGGTGTCTGTTGCTTTCCCCAACTCTCCAACAGCCAGGTATTTCTTTGAACCAGCAAGCATAGTACTAAGCATCTTTGTTCCATTTCCAATCCCAACAACGAGCACACCAGAGGCTGCGCTGTCCAGAGTTCCGCCATGCCCCATTTTCAGAGCTTGCTTCTTCCTTTTTCTGGGATTAGGATCTTTCACACCGGCCTCTTTGAGGAGTGTCTCTTTTAATGAGTTTAAAACATCAGCAGACGTAGGTCCTTCCTTTTTATAAATGGCAAAAAGTCCATTTAAAGATTGTAGTTTTGATAAAGAATGTTTAGGCACAGCTACGCCAGTTACTGAACCAGCCATGCTTGCTTTCC contains:
- the LOC118936334 gene encoding NACHT, LRR and PYD domains-containing protein 3-like isoform X1 → MSAGKDICKRVKAEVRAKLKMLKLKKFRRFRHHLCRKMDDKSVEMMGVKDIVSVLMKKYGKKARRIVSSLLKDSKYRSKRRRSQQGIESEEIPTITPIKVEMDDQQANHAGGPLDAMPSGARCSNTATNGSNVNAPMLTSCSVGKDFYLSCTTNIYGHVPGGEMIDQQVPVYDQSKEKQNILHIRDEIKKRQKIKSETILEGIETQSTSVLNKVYTELYMVTCDSTSINKEHEVWQAETAHLKDYSEASVIKCQDLFKPAEDETIRCVMTKGIAGIGKTVAAQKLNLDWANGKENQDLDFLFLLSFRKLNLRKGPYSLHELLQLFYPELKDINVRKMYDEHKVLFILDGLDESQLPLEFDEIENRLISDVSESASLDVLLTNLITGRLLPGALLWITSRPVAANQIPREYCHRVTEIRGFNDAQKDEYFRKHIRDPEMASRIISDIKATRSLYIMCHVPVFCWMAVTVLQDILSKDSKSGPKPRSLPTTLSEMYMHYIKIQTSISFEKHGPTQGKQLSLMSNKDIILKLGKLAYQNLDSQNVLFTEQDLKNCGISVMEAATCPGLCTELVELEHGLYPKKVYCFVHLSVQEFFAALYAFHEFENGRIDSVKALIKKRKGATLLGFLKGALDRALDSKTGHLDLFARFLFGISHDSSRAILQDILGKTTSGSECNKKLIGYIKMLKRKDLSPERCINLIHCLLQLKDSTILQNDNNNQVSPSDTQPTPFQCSLLAYMFIMSEKPEEFDFRNNKTSEEAFRRLTPALLSCTRALLNFCDITALECNTVASVLQSENSHLTVLDLGHNNLGDEGVIRLCCGLRNPNCKVETLNLRHNHVGVRGVIAICEVLTCPTSKLLNLDLSCNDLGDPGAKLLAFALHKCCKLQALRLSGCLITLPEDVSSVLAIALRSACFQMKELDLSYNPLGTVELDFPLQLNMDHGGESRNKPGLQKYASELTLDLNTVNDFLSLSKGNRKVTRQRKKKKKDSPFTEERFDNCNQVLCEEGLCGRHYLEVECLHDVHIGMAYKRLERKGAGENVTLGQNAVSWALYASKDKFHAQHKKMIHNLRLPEIKSNESYRIGVFLDWPAGILSFYNISSESDKLTHLYAFHTTFTEPLYLGLRLQSPTSTISLIVK
- the LOC118936334 gene encoding NACHT, LRR and PYD domains-containing protein 3-like isoform X2, with product MSAGKDICKRVKAEVRAKLKMLKLKKFRRFRHHLCRKMDDKSVEMMGVKDIVSVLMKKYGKKARRIVSSLLKDSKYRSKRRRSQQGIESEEIPTITPIKVEMDDQQANHAGGPLDAMPSGARCSNTATNGSNVNAPMLTSCSVGKDFYLSCTTNIYGHVPGGEMIDQQVPVYDQSKEKQNILHIRDEIKKRQKIKSETILEGIETQSTSVLNKVYTELYMVTCDSTSINKEHEVWQAETAHLKDYSEASVIKCQDLFKPAEDETIRCVMTKGIAGIGKTVAAQKLNLDWANGKENQDLDFLFLLSFRKLNLRKGPYSLHELLQLFYPELKDINVRKMYDEHKVLFILDGLDESQLPLEFDEIENRLISDVSESASLDVLLTNLITGRLLPGALLWITSRPVAANQIPREYCHRVTEIRGFNDAQKDEYFRKHIRDPEMASRIISDIKATRSLYIMCHVPVFCWMAVTVLQDILSKDSKSGPKPRSLPTTLSEMYMHYIKIQTSISFEKHGPTQGKQLSLMSNKDIILKLGKLAYQNLDSQNVLFTEQDLKNCGISVMEAATCPGLCTELVELEHGLYPKKVYCFVHLSVQEFFAALYAFHEFENGRIDSVKALIKKRKGATLLGFLKGALDRALDSKTGHLDLFARFLFGISHDSSRAILQDILGKTTSGSECNKKLIGYIKMLKRKDLSPERCINLIHCLLQLKDSTILQNDNNNQVSPSDTQPTPFQCSLLAYMFIMSEKPEEFDFRNNKTSEEAFRRLTPALLSCTRALLNFCDITALECNTVASVLQSENSHLTVLDLGHNNLGDEGVIRLCCGLRNPNCKVETLNLRHNHVGVRGVIAICEVLTCPTSKLLNLDLSCNDLGDPGAKLLAFALHKCCKLQALRLSGCLITLPEDVSSVLAIALRSACFQMKELDLSYNPLGTVELDFPLQLNMDHGGESRNKPGLQK
- the LOC110487442 gene encoding probable tRNA pseudouridine synthase 1, which translates into the protein MAGSVTGVAVPKHSLSKLQSLNGLFAIYKKEGPTSADVLNSLKETLLKEAGVKDPNPRKRKKQALKMGHGGTLDSAASGVLVVGIGNGTKMLSTMLAGSKKYLAVGELGKATDTLDATGKVVHEKLYDHITREAFEEKLKQFTGDIMQVPPLYSALKKDGKRLSVLLKQGHEVEAKPARPVTVYNLSLQDFTPPLFTLDVECGGGFYIRSLVDDLGKALSSCAHVRKLIRTKQGQFTLDDHTLQEEHWTLQHIVESMQPCRGSEVTKEDGTKPSPNLGVKRALNAQVKGDKNGKDEKGEL